In one Juglans regia cultivar Chandler chromosome 11, Walnut 2.0, whole genome shotgun sequence genomic region, the following are encoded:
- the LOC108992179 gene encoding auxin-responsive protein IAA29-like, translated as MRLMELQLGLALPVHSPVLKLKGFDLNDHELELNEPVASELWSHSSGCLKSDKWVKNKRSSEEAFGDLPQITTFPLTLWNGQPNEDDDRKGEKKPYILDKKEEEENHLVGWPPIKSWRMKQLHQHDHDQYGQINNADQTAHHQRRSTGTGGSSNSLYVKVKMKGVAIARKIDLRLYDSYQALTNSLITMFPNGRQNIDKDGASYIALTYQDKDGDWLLAGDVPWQTFTESVQRLEILRNVDG; from the exons ATGAGATTGATGGAGCTCCAACTTGGCCTTGCCCTTCCAGTTCACAGTCCAGTACTGAAACTGAAAGGGTTCGACCTAAATGATCACGAGCTTGAACTGAATGAACCAGTTGCCTCTGAACTATGGAGCCATAGCAGCGGTTGTTTGAAAAGCGACAAATGGGTAAAAAACAAACGTAGTTCTGAGGAGGCCTTTGGAGACCTACCACAGATCACAACCTTCCCCCTGACGTTGTGGAATGGCCAGCCAAACGAGGACGATGATCGGAAAGGAGAAAAGAAGCCTTACATCCTCGATaa gaaagaagaggaagaaaaccaTTTAGTGGGGTGGCCACCCATTAAATCATGGAGGATGAAACAGCTCCACCagcatgatcatgatcagtatgGGCAGATCAATAATGCCGATCAAACGGCTCATCATCAGAGGAGGAGTACTGGTACTGGTGGATCATCAAACTCTTTGTATGTCAAGGTCAAGATGAAGGGGGTAGCAATTGCAAGAAAGATTGATCTAAGGCTCTACGACTCTTATCAGGCTCTCACAAACAGCTTGATCACCATGTTTCCCAATG GCCgccaaaatattgataaagaTGGTGCGAGCTATATTGCGCTCACATATCAAGACAAAGACGGCGACTGGCTGCTTGCTGGAGATGTTCCTTGgca AACTTTCACCGAATCCGTGCAGCGTTTGGAGATTCTGAGGAACGTCGACGGTTGA